A genome region from Perca fluviatilis chromosome 20, GENO_Pfluv_1.0, whole genome shotgun sequence includes the following:
- the LOC120549188 gene encoding uncharacterized protein LOC120549188, with translation MTLRVRQWRKRQRELDQLLRYSDDDEQEAIGNNCNSVPGTPSSCSSDDVPGTPDSLSDNALGTSDDFDTDVDYWSTDSEQEPNEAEVTSFEDELRQWALEYRLTHRALNGLLSILRKQGHLLPVDCRTLLATPQHNTTEPKCGGQYKYYGLENGICRYLSQMESNDVHLSVNIDGIPLFRSSGVQFWPIQVKCGHFEPFIVAMFSGQSKPSPLEEYLKDFVTEYKHLKDNGIVFKGQTYTVNIDALICDAPARAYLKCIKGHTAYESCKRCLIRGTRVERRIVFSEQECTSRTDDCFSRVEYSNHQTGISPFIAAGIPCVSSFVLDYMHIVCLGVVRRLLIYLTRGPKVCRLSVRQKDAISQKLIALRGKMPSEFARQPRGLHELDRWKATELRQFLLYTGPVVLKTVLSPEKYKHFFSLMVSMSIMLESDERIRNAYLQYSHELIKHFVMCCADLYGKTFPVYNVHALIHLQEDASHFNCSLNDISCFPFENYLQQVKKHVRSGRSPLEQVTRRLSEIEHSEVDNSQRRPEVLVSLKEKDSCFLLRDNSFAFVRQKNADGTFACEILRQRHTSPLFHQPCSSGLLNIVCIGNGHVRMKNALLQERDLFRKVACLPQEAGGFVLIPLRHGLEHTH, from the coding sequence ATGACTTTGAGAGTAAGACAGTGGCGAAAACGCCAAAGAGAACTGGATCAACTGCTACGTTATTCTGACGATGATGAACAAGAGGCCATTGGAAATAATTGCAACAGTGTGCCTGGGACTCCAAGTAGTTGCAGCAGTGACGATGTGCCTGGGACGCCAGATAGTTTGAGTGACAATGCTCTTGGGACATCAGATGATTTTGACACTGATGTGGACTATTGGTCTACTGACTCGGAACAGGAACCAAATGAAGCTGAAGTGACCAGCTTTGAGGACGAACTTAGACAGTGGGCCTTAGAGTACAGATTGACACACAGAGCGCTTAATggtttattgtccatattaagAAAGCAAGGGCACCTATTGCCTGTGGATTGCCGGACACTCCTTGCTACACCACAGCATAACACAACAGAGCCTAAATGTGGTGGGCAGTACAAGTACTACGGATTAGAAAATGGTATCTGTCGTTATTTAAGTCAGATGGAGAGTAATGATGTGCACCTCAGCGTAAACATTGATGGCATCCCACTTTTCAGAAGTAGTGGTGTCCAATTCTGGCCAATACAGGTGAAGTGTGGCCATTTTGAGCCATTCATTGTAGCCATGTTTAGTGGACAAAGTAAGCCAAGTCCTCTTGAGGAGTATTTAAAAGACTTTGTGACTGAATACAAACATCTCAAGGACAATGGAATAGTTTTTAAAGGCCAGACTTACACTGTCAATATTGATGCTCTGATTTGTGATGCGCCAGCAAGGGCGTATCTGAAATGTATTAAGGGTCATACTGCCTATGAGAGTTGTAAAAGATGTTTAATCAGAGGTACTCGTGTTGAGAGAAGAATAGTTTTCAGTGAACAGGAATGCACTTCTCGGACAGATGACTGTTTCTCCAGAGTGGAGTACAGTAACCACCAAACTGGTATCAGCCCCTTCATTGCTGCAGGAATTCCTTGTGTTAGCTCATTTGTCTTAGATTATATGCATATCGTCTGCTTGGGAGTAGTTAGGCGTCTGTTAATTTACTTGACTCGTGGCCCAAAAGTCTGTCGTTTATCTGTGAGGCAAAAGGATGCGATTTCTCAAAAACTAATTGCACTGAGAGGGAAGATGCCAAGTGAATTTGCTCGACAACCGCGGGGTTTGCATGAACTTGATAGGTGGAAAGCCACTGAACTACGGCAGTTTTTGCTGTACACAGGTCCTGTGGTTTTGAAAACTGTATTGTCCCctgaaaaatacaaacactTCTTCTCCTTGATGGTATCCATGTCGATAATGCTGGAGTCAGATGAGCGGATTCGAAATGCCTATCTCCAATATTCTCATGAGCTAATCAAACATTTTGTCATGTGCTGTGCTGACCTGTATGGCAAGACTTTTCCTGTATACAATGTACATGCACTAATTCATCTCCAAGAGGATGCCAGCCACTTCAACTGTTCCTTGAATGACATTTCCTGTTTTCCATTTGAAAACTACCTGCAGCAAGTCAAGAAACACGTGAGGAGCGGGAGAAGTCCCTTGGAACAAGTGACCAGGCGTTTGTCTGAAATTGAGCATTCAGAAGTGGACAATAGCCAAAGACGCCCTGAAGTGCTTGTCTCTCTTAAAGAAAAGGacagttgttttcttttgaGGGACAACAGCTTTGCGTTTGTTCGACAGAAAAATGCAGACGGGACTTTTGCTTGTGAAATTCTGCGCCAGCGTCACACTTCACCATTATTTCACCAACCGTGTAGCTCTGGCCTTCTGAACATAGTGTGCATAGGAAATGGTCATGTCAGGATGAAAAATGCACTACTGCAAGAAAGGGATCTGTTCCGGAAGGTGGCCTGCCTCCCACAAGAAGCTGGTGGTTTTGTCCTCATACCCCTTCGCCATGGtctggaacacacacattaa
- the LOC120548877 gene encoding uncharacterized protein LOC120548877, translated as MAFSLIKTKITSDKRRECDTYNLTSQAEDEDDEVIRLTRKRTKKGISEGFVGNELTDSDEECVRGVKLSTFPTAPRKLQPIENTNMLHNTSHEDGAMSGQVEHADSPWGSEMSTPTHEDGAMSGQVERADSPRGSEMSTYNSVSQPWDGLVEAFSGPEKCAARSRRKEMSSLMKCFRLVWLRGANYFFVSFQYCTSLNILCFLRCQDASTAPREQRPDLVMKQQIMQGVAIAPGKEAGQGTASSGPDLTGHGTGMTDPVVMPPVPRPVFQKKVLSLLVDIRHRLKETQPASSAVLIERIDTMEDFELQEQHFSDAQAFDTLVLQISRIGGRNTKDCVHKVLDRLFTNGLMAKFNLKGKGKSGKRPLAGTKVYRAIQEGLMKFDSAATEEYIKVIVS; from the exons ATGGCATTCTCATTGATCAAAACAAAAATTACTTCAG ATAAGCGTCGTGAATGTGACACCTACAACCTGACCAGCCAGGCGGAGGATGAGGACGATGAGGTGATTAGATTGACAAGGAAACGAACTAAAAAAGGAATTTCAGAGGGTTTTGTTGGAAATG AATTAACAGATTCGGATGAGGAGTGTGTCAGGG GTGTCAAGCTATCCACCTTCCCTACTGCACCAAGGAAGCTGCAGCCCATTGAGAACACAAATATGTTGCACAATACTT CCCACGAAGATGGAGCCATGTCTGGCCAAGTGGAGCATGCGGACAGTCCCTGGGGCAGTGAAATGTCAACTCCTA CCCACGAAGATGGAGCCATGTCTGGCCAAGTGGAGCGTGCGGACAGTCCCCGGGGCAGTGAAATGTCCACTTACA ACTCTGTAAGTCAACCCTGGGATGGCCTTGTGGAAGCCTTCTCTGGTCCGGAGAAATGTGCCGCCAGATCTCGGCGCAAGGAAATGTCCA GCTTAATGAAATGTTTCAGACTTGTCTGGCTTAGAGGAgccaattatttttttgtttcatttcaatATTGTACATCTTTGAatattctttgttttcttcgCTGTCAAGATGCAAGCACAGCACCTCGAGAGCAGAGACCT gatCTCGTCATGAAGCAACAGATCATGCAAGGGGTGGCTATCGCTCCAGGTAAAGAAGCAGGACAGGGCACAGCGTCA TCAGGTCCAGACTTAACTGGTCACGGCACAGGCATGACCGATCCCGTAGTGATGCCCCCAGTCCCCCGGCCAG tGTTCCAGAAAAAGGTCCTGAGCCTACTGGTCGACATCCGCCATCGCCTGAAGGAAACGCAGCCTGCCTCTTCAGCTGTCCTTATAGAGAGGATTGACACCATGGAGGACTTTGAGTTACAGGAGCAACACTTCTCTGATGCACAGGCCTTTGATACCCTG GTGCTGCAAATTTCAAGAATCGGTGGGCGGAACACCAAGGACTGTGTCCACAAAGTGTTGGACAG gCTCTTCACCAACGGCCTCATGGCCAAATTTAATTTGAAGGGCAAGGGGAAAAGTGGGAAGCGCCCTTTAGCGGGGACAAAGGTTTATAGAGCAATACAAG AAGGGCTCATGAAATTTGATTCTGCAGCCACTGAGGAGTACATCAAGGTGATTGTGTCCTAA